In a genomic window of Chrysemys picta bellii isolate R12L10 chromosome 1, ASM1138683v2, whole genome shotgun sequence:
- the LOC101950210 gene encoding zona pellucida sperm-binding protein 4-like, with amino-acid sequence MAGVGQTRCPLGAVLLCVLCCPLALGTWDGFLEDSSILVCGRKSLQFTLPLNKDGKVSHELTAWDTVGQSHTLQNDSICGVWVSQTPDGSRKVDASYDGCYIYEWNGSYLMVVGIEGTAADGHKTLREKVLRCHTAQPALDAPSPSVCATIQSQDRLSCMLLPITQGDCEERGCCYDPTDRLKPCYYGNTVTTQCTPDGQFSIVVSRDVTLPPLILDSVHLASGSSTSCVPVVKNNAFVLFQFPLSACGTTFQMDGAMGVYENELVADQDVRTSSLGSITRDSTFRLHVRCSYSASGNFLPLSIQVFTLPPPPAVSQPGPLTLELRIATEQGYGSYYADRDYPVVKVLRDPIYVEVRILQRTDPNLVLVLHQCWATPSANPQQQPQWPVLVDGCPYTGDNYQTQLVPVGAATRLQFPSHYQRFIIRTFTFVDSASQQLFTGPVYLHCSASVCQPSLLASCTTSCPAAVRGRRSSEQHLQDGLSHITSRGPMILLQDRPKREAAMDRLSLPLNTKSSWTLAWASGALLLGALFISLLAAAWWRWRRNAACKTSISQ; translated from the exons ATGGCTGGTGTAGGGCAGACTAGGTGCCCTTTGGGAGCTGTGCtcttgtgtgtgttgtgttgtccCTTGGCTTTGGGAACTTGGGATGGCTTTTTAGAGGACTCTAGTATCTTGGTGTGTGGCCGGAAAAGCCTGCAGTTCACTCTGCCTCTAAACAAGGATGGAAAGGTGTCCCATGAACTGACTGCTTGGG ATACTGTTGGGCAGTCTCACACTCTGCAGAATGACTCTATCTGTGGGGTTTGGGTGTCTCAGACTCCAGATGGCTCCAGGAAAGTTGATGCTTCCTATGATGGTTGTTACATCTATGAATGG AATGGCAGTTACCTGATGGTGGTTGGGATTGAAGGGACAGCTGCAGATGGGCACAAGACCCTCCGTGAAAAGGTGCTCCGATGCCACACTGCCCAGCCAG CCTTGGATGCTCCAAGCCCCAGTGTCTGTGCTACCATCCAGAGCCAGGACCGACTGTCCTGCATGCTTCTGCCTATCACACAGGGAGACTGTGAAGAACGAGGCTGTTGCTACGATCCCACTGATAGGTTGAAGCCTTGTTACTATGGCAACACAG TGACCACACAGTGCACTCCAGATGGCCAGTTTTCCATTGTGGTTTCTCGGGATGTGACTCTGCCACCCCTGATCCTGGATTCGGTGCAtttggccagtgggagcagtACTAGCTGTGTCCCTGTGGTGAAAAACAATGCCTTTGTCCTGTTCCAGTTTCCACTCTCTGCTTGTGGCACCACTTTCCAG ATGGACGGGGCCATGGGTGTGTATGAAAACGAACTGGTGGCAGACCAGGATGTGAGAACCTCGAGTCTGGGATCTATCACCCGGGACAGCACCTTCAG GTTGCATGTCCGCTGTAGCTACTCTGCCAGTGGTAACTTCCTCCCTCTGAGCATCCAAGTCTTCACCCTGCCACCACCCCCTGCTGtgtcccagcctggccccctcaCACTGGAGCTGCGCATTGCCACAG AGCAGGGTTATGGATCCTACTATGCAGACAGAGATTACCCTGTGGTGAAGGTCCTGCGTGACCCCATCTACGTGGAGGTCCGGATCCTGCAGAGAACTGACCCAAACCTGGTTCTGGTTCTCCACCAGTGCTGGGCCACTCCTAGTGCCAATCCTCAGCAGCAACCACAGTGGCCAGTCTTGGTGGATGG GTGCCCATACACAGGAGACAACTACCAAACCCAGCTGGTGCCTGTGGGAGCTGCCACAAGGCTGCAGTTCCCATCTCACTACCAGCGCTTCATCATCCGCACCTTCACCTTTGTGGACTCTGCTTCCCAGCAGCTATTTACAGGCCCA GTGTACCTGCACTGCAGTGCCTCAGTGTGCCAGCCCTCCCTACTTGCATCCtgcaccacctcctgccctgctgcagtcc GGGGCAGAAGGAGCTCTGAGCAGCATCTTCAGGATGGCCTTTCCCACATCACCAGCAGGGGACCTATGATTCTCCTCCAGGACAGGCCAAAGAGAGAAGCTGCCATGGATAGATTGA GCTTGCCTCTGAACACTAAATCCTCCTGGACTCTAGCCTGGGCCAGTGGAGCACTTCTTCTGGGGGCTCTGTTCATCTCACTCCTGGCTGCTGCATGGTGGAGATG